A window of Exiguobacterium sp. FSL W8-0210 contains these coding sequences:
- the rnpA gene encoding ribonuclease P protein component — protein MKKEYRVKKDKEFQAVFTKGASVANRQFVVYALKKEQQTHFRVGLSVSKKIGNAVVRNQVKRYLREACQQHEASIAPNYDLVIIARNPAAKMTAQEVADSLRHVLKRSGVWMRSKK, from the coding sequence GTTCCAAGCGGTGTTTACTAAAGGAGCCTCTGTCGCAAATCGGCAATTTGTCGTGTATGCCTTGAAAAAGGAGCAACAGACTCACTTTCGGGTTGGTTTATCCGTCAGTAAGAAAATCGGGAATGCCGTCGTCCGGAATCAGGTAAAACGGTATCTTCGGGAAGCGTGCCAGCAGCATGAAGCCTCGATTGCCCCGAATTATGATTTGGTGATCATCGCGCGCAATCCGGCCGCGAAGATGACCGCGCAAGAAGTGGCTGACAGTCTCCGTCACGTGCTCAAACGTTCCGGTGTCTGGATGCGATCAAAAAAATGA
- the yidC gene encoding membrane protein insertase YidC, with product MNKRTKIWLTLGLMSVLAIVLSGCTPSSYGTGEPITADTEGFWKHYFVWPMAWLIREISQFFSGDYGIGIIITTLLVRLVILPLMIKQTKSMGGMQVIQPEMMKLREKYSSKDQETQQKLQQEMMKLYQEHNVNPLAGCLPILIQMPILIAFYNAIIYTPAIFQHTFLWFDLGKPDPFFILPIMSAVLTYLQQKISMAGQEDNPQMKIMLYVFPIMIFIMGVTLPSALSLYWVVGYIFSIIVTIVIMKPMREKIKLQTEATMAAKREKEAAQAAPAPKKSKKKR from the coding sequence ATGAACAAGAGAACTAAGATTTGGTTAACTCTCGGACTCATGTCCGTGCTCGCGATCGTATTATCCGGCTGTACACCTAGTTCGTATGGTACTGGTGAACCGATCACAGCAGACACAGAAGGTTTTTGGAAACATTACTTCGTTTGGCCGATGGCGTGGTTGATTCGTGAGATTTCACAGTTCTTTAGCGGTGATTACGGTATCGGAATCATCATTACGACACTTCTCGTTCGTCTTGTCATCCTTCCATTGATGATTAAACAAACGAAGAGTATGGGTGGAATGCAAGTCATTCAACCAGAAATGATGAAGCTTCGTGAGAAATACAGCTCAAAAGACCAAGAGACACAACAGAAATTGCAACAGGAAATGATGAAGCTCTATCAAGAGCACAACGTCAATCCACTTGCAGGCTGTTTACCGATCTTGATCCAAATGCCGATTTTGATCGCGTTCTACAATGCCATCATTTATACACCAGCTATTTTCCAACACACGTTCCTCTGGTTCGACCTTGGGAAACCGGATCCATTCTTCATCTTGCCGATCATGTCTGCGGTACTAACATATCTGCAACAAAAGATCTCGATGGCAGGTCAAGAAGACAACCCACAAATGAAAATCATGCTTTACGTCTTCCCAATCATGATCTTCATCATGGGTGTTACACTCCCATCAGCCCTTTCGCTTTACTGGGTCGTCGGTTACATCTTCTCGATCATCGTCACGATCGTCATCATGAAGCCAATGCGTGAAAAGATTAAGTTGCAGACGGAAGCGACAATGGCTGCTAAACGTGAAAAAGAAGCGGCACAAGCAGCACCGGCTCCTAAAAAATCGAAAAAGAAACGCTAA